The Argentina anserina chromosome 3, drPotAnse1.1, whole genome shotgun sequence genome includes a region encoding these proteins:
- the LOC126789153 gene encoding beta-glucuronosyltransferase GlcAT14A encodes MGSANMEKKWLFPLVISSCVCLFLLATSLNLGLVSSPQKLLSSMLQSRAVINQTSAAFAETKVSQAPPPPAGPSIPRFAYLISGSKGDMEKLWRTLKALYHPLNQYVLHLDLEAPVAERLELASRVQNETIFNQVGNVFMIKKANMVTYRGPTMVANTLHACAILLKRSKDWDWFINLSASDYPLVTQDDLLHTFTGLNRELNFIEHTSQLGWKEEKRAMPLILDPGLYSSKKQDVFWVTPRRALPTSFNLFTGSAWMVLSRWFVEYCVWGWDNLPRTLLMYYANFVSSPEGYFHTVICNVPEFAKTAVNHDLHYISWDIPPKQHPHTLNINDTSKMIGSGAAFARKFKENDPALDKIDKEFLHRRKNGFTPGGWCAGKPKCSRVGNPNKIKPGPGAKRLRTLVGRLTLTAKFGQNQCK; translated from the exons ATGGGGTCTGCAAACATGGAGAAGAAATGGCTATTCCCTCTTGTCATAAGCTCTTGTGTGTGCTTATTCCTTCTAGCCACTTCCTTGAACTTGGGTCTTGTCTCATCACCACAGAAACTCTTGTCCTCGATGTTACAATCTCGAGCAGTAATAAACCAAACCAGTGCAGCTTTCGCCGAGACAAAAGTTTCACAAGCTCCACCCCCTCCTGCAGGACCATCTATTCCTCGTTTTGCTTATCTAATTTCAGGGTCAAAAGGGGATATGGAAAAGCTTTGGAGAACTCTTAAGGCTCTGTACCATCCTTTAAATCAGTATGTACTTCATTTAGACCTTGAGGCACCAGTTGCAGAAAGATTGGAGCTTGCTTCACGAGTGCAGAACGAAACGATCTTTAATCAAGTTGGGAATGTATTTATGATAAAAAAGGCTAACATGGTCACTTATAGAGGACCAACAATGGTTGCTAATACACTTCATGCCTGTGCCATTCTGCTCAAGAGGAGTAAGGATTGGGATTGGTTTATCAACCTCAGCGCCTCAGATTACCCGCTTGTTACTCAAGATG ATCTTCTCCACACCTTTACAGGTCTAAATAGAGAACTGAATTTCATTGAGCATACAAGTCAGCTTGGTTGGAAGGA GGAAAAAAGAGCAATGCCTTTAATTCTAGACCCTGGTCTCTACTCATCAAAAAAACAAGATGTATTCTGGGTAACACCCCGGCGAGCATTGCCCACTTCCTTTAATTTGTTTACTG GTTCGGCATGGATGGTCCTTTCACGATGGTTTGTTGAGTACTGTGTTTGGGGTTGGGACAATCTACCTAGGACCCTTCTCATGTATTACGCAAACTTTGTGTCCTCGCCCGAAGGCTACTTTCACACTGTTATATGCAATGTGCCAGAGTTTGCCAAAACTGCAGTTAACCATGATTTGCACTATATTTCATGGGATATTCCTCCCAAACAGCATCCCCACACTCTTAACATCAATGACACAAGCAAGATGATTGGAAGTGGTGCTGCTTTTGCCCggaaatttaaagaaaatgaccCTGCCCTAGATAAGATTGATAAGGAGTTCCTTCACAGAAGAAAAAATGGCTTCACTCCTGGTGGCTGGTGTGCTGGGAAACCAAAATGCTCCAGGGTTGGGAACCCAAACAAGATCAAACCAGGTCCAGGGGCCAAAAGGCTTCGCACTCTTGTCGGCAGGCTGACATTGACAGCTAAGTTCGGTCAAAACCAGTGTAAATAG
- the LOC126789140 gene encoding protein SPA1-RELATED 4, which translates to MCVFLPSCCYRRITMEDSSENAWQRSISSRDLNASRVSNRNPRLNHGRRFGFLGGSSQDSDLRNERDGVVVAHTDDLRNRGGLSGVCEDEVPVEPFVRAIEWGDISLRQWLDRPDRSVDAFECLHIFRQIVDIVNVAHSEGIVVHNVRPSCFVMSSFNRVSFIESASCSDSGTDSPEDGLNSPTLEAKKLTSALHQKRSNAASGTFQFMKAPANALSDTSCMQSSSIYAARESLMQQSEEHRTRERSAQLEDKRQPFPMKQILHMESSWYTSPEEVSGGPSPCASDIYRLGVLLFELFCPFSSREEKSRTMSSLRHRVLPPQLLLRWPKEASFCLWLLHPEPNSRPKMGELLESEFLNEPRDDLEEREAAIELKEKIEEQELLLDFLLLVKQRKQDAADKLQNTVSFLCSDIEEVVKHKTSSKGKGGSFPDLVKEDHSTSSFPSPNIIDDDGLASGSRKRFRPDVQVHNGEECDDNLEGQKSDSENQESILLRSSRLMDNFKKLESAYFLTRWRPIKHSAKPLTRHSSISSDGRGSIIATERSSVNNLTSKEHHGEGRRSGWIEPFLEGLCKYLSFSKLKVKADLKQADLLNSSNLVCSLSFDRDGEFFATAGVNKKIKIFECDSIINEDRDIHYPVVEIATRSRLSNICWNSYIKSQIASSNFEGVVQVWDVTRSQVLMEMKEHEKRVWSIDFSSADPTMLASGSDDGSVKLWSINQGESIGTIKTKANICCVQFPLESCRSLAFGSADHQIYYYDLRNAKVPLCTLKGHNKTVSYVKFIDRTNLVSASTDNTLKLWDLSTCTSRVIDSPVMSLTGHMNMKNFVGLSVSDGYIATGSETNEVVIYHKAFPMPALSYKFQATDPLSGQDTDDAAQFISSVCWRGQSSTLIAANSTGNIKILEMV; encoded by the exons ATGTGTGTGTTCTTGCCTTCATGCTGCTATAGGAGGATAACCATGGAAGATTCATCTGAGAATGCTTGGCAGAGGTCTATTAGTTCTCGGGATTTGAATGCTTCCAGAGTCTCAAACCGGAATCCAAGGCTTAATCATGGTAGAAGATTCGGCTTCTTGGGTGGTTCATCGCAGGATTCGGATTTGAGGAATGAAAGAGATGGGGTTGTGGTGGCACACACTGATGACCTAAGAAACCGGGGTGGATTGTCTGGGGTGTGTGAGGATGAGGTACCAGTTGAACCTTTTGTCCGAGCTATTGAATGGGGGGATATTAGCTTGAGGCAATGGTTAGATAGACCGGATCGATCCGTGGATGCATTTGAATGCTTGCATATATTTAGGCAAATAGTAGACATTGTTAATGTAGCACATTCAGAAGGAATTGTTGTTCATAATGTGAGGCCTTCCTGCTTTGTTATGTCGTCTTTTAATCGTGTCTCTTTCATCGAGTCTGCATCTTGCTCAGATTCTGGCACTGATTCTCCCGAGGATGGGTTAAATAGCCCTACCCTGGAAGCTAAGAAGTTGACCTCTGCCTTGCATCAGAAACGAAGCAACGCAGCAAGTGGGACTTTTCAATTCATGAAAGCTCCAGCAAATGCTTTGTCAGATACAAGTTGCATGCAGTCAAGTTCAATATATGCAGCACGCGAATCATTAATGCAGCAGAGTGAAGAACATAGAACCAGAGAGAGGAGTGCTCAACTAGAAGATAAGAGACAGCCATTTCCAATGAAACAGATATTGCATATGGAGAGCAGTTGGTATACAAGTCCTGAAGAAGTTTCTGGTGGTCCAAGTCCTTGTGCTTCAGACATTTACCGATTAGGAGTTCTTCTATTTGAG TTATTCTGCCCATTCAGctcaagagaagaaaagagtaGGACAATGTCTAGTCTGAGACATCGAGTTCTACCTCCGCAGTTGCTGTTGAGATGGCCAAAAGAAGCTTCATTTTGCTTATGGCTACTGCACCCTGAGCCGAATAGTCGGCCTAAAATGGG TGAGTTGCTAGAGAGTGAATTTCTTAATGAACCAAGAGATGATTTAGAAGAACGTGAGGCAGCAATAGAACTTAAAGAGAAAATAGAGGAGCAGGAGTTATTGCTAGATTTTCTCTTGCTTGTAAAACAACGGAAACAGGATGCTGCAGATAAGTTGCAAAATACTGTTTCATTTCTCTGTTCTGATATTGAAGAAGTTGTTAAGCATAAAACAAGTTCTAAGGGAAAAGGTGGTTCATTCCCAGATCTGGTAAAGGAAGATCATTCAACATCAAGTTTCCCATCTCCGAATAttattgatgatgatggtttggCTAGTGGATCCAGAAAACGGTTCAGACCAGATGTCCAAGTTCACAATGGAGAGGAGTGTGATGATAATTTGGAGGGTCAGAAGTCAGATAGTGAAAATCAAGAAAGTATCCTTTTGAGAAGTTCCAGATTGATGGACAATTTCAAAAAGCTAGAGTCGGCATATTTTTTAACGAGATGGAGGCCAATCAAGCACTCAGCCAAGCCATTGACAAGACATTCATCAATAAGTAGTGATGGTAGAGGTTCTATTATTGCAACTGAAAGAAGTTCTGTGAATAATTTGACATCAAAAGAACATCATGGTGAAGGTAGACGAAGTGGTTGGATAGAACCATTCCTTGAGGGATTATGCAAATATCTATCTTTCTCAAAATTAAAAGTTAAGGCTGATTTAAAGCAGGCGGATCTTCTAAATTCCTCAAATCTAGTATGCTCACTTAGTTTTGATCGCGATGGAGAATTTTTTGCTACAGCTGGTGTTaataagaaaatcaaaatatttgAATGTGACTCGATCATAAATGAGGATCGTGACATCCATTATCCTGTGGTGGAAATAGCTACCAGATCAAGGCTAAGCAATATATGTTGGAACAGTTATATCAAAAGCCAGATTGCTTCAAGTAACTTTGAAGGTGTAGTGCAG GTGTGGGACGTTACAAGAAGTCAAGTACTCATGGAGATGAAAGAACACGAGAAGCGTGTATGGTCCATTGACTTTTCATCAGCAGACCCGACAATGCTGGCCAGCGGGAGTGATGATGGTTCTGTTAAGCTATGGAGTATCAATCAG GGAGAAAGTATTGGTACAATAAAAACAAAGGCCAACATTTGCTGTGTGCAGTTTCCTTTGGAGTCTTGTCGCTCACTTGCATTCGGTTCAGCGGATCATCAAATTTATTACTATGATCTTCGTAATGCGAAGGTTCCTCTTTGTACCTTGAAGGGACACAACAAAACTGTGAGTTATGTCAAGTTCATAGACCGGACAAATCTTGTTTCTGCCTCCACCGATAACACTCTGAAGCTTTGGGATTTGTCAACATGCACATCTCGAGTCATAGACAGTCCGGTTATGTCACTTACAGGTCACATGAATATGAAG AACTTCGTGGGTTTGTCAGTTTCTGATGGTTATATTGCTACCGGCTCAGAGACTAATGAG GTTGTCATCTACCACAAGGCATTCCCAATGCCGGCATTGTCATACAAGTTTCAAGCCACAGACCCCCTTTCAGGCCAGGATACAGATGATGCTGCACAATTTATCTCATCTGTTTGTTGGCGTGGCCAATCCTCTACCTTAATTGCTGCAAATTCTACAGGGAATATCAAAATCCTGGAGATGGTTTGA